In one Carassius carassius chromosome 48, fCarCar2.1, whole genome shotgun sequence genomic region, the following are encoded:
- the LOC132131519 gene encoding uncharacterized protein LOC132131519 gives MQPDFVISMYFNCGNDTKIIHHLICLLVWCQGVETLTQLTNVGDNVSINCDLEEKEIYWMLVTMEVPNRPVIILRLFSTSPTPFYYDASFRPKYSVQPENHLFIKNVTLDESGVYYCMTTEAPPKFSNSIRLHITEPAKLPECQNHTVAEYIEQNHTVVNCTDQIQRPWMIIVILSGLMHGVLVFVVIGVCYYSREILKRQEEDLEGTQFMPLEQLQEQKTMYTEVVFSLTSEEFEKNWCFSPAARIINRNACS, from the exons ATGCAACCAGATTTCGTAATCTCAATGTATTTTAACTGCGGAAATGACACAAAGATCATCCACCATCTTATCT gTCTTCTAGTGTGGTGTCAAGGTGTAGAAACATTAACACAGCTAACAAATGTGGGAGACAATGTGTCCATAAACTGTGATCTTGAAGAAAAAGAGATTTATTGGATGCTAGTAACGATGGAAGTACCAAATCGTCCAGTTATAATATTGCGGTTGTTTTCAACGTCACCAACTCCTTTTTACTACGATGCAAGTTTCAGACCCAAATATTCAGTGCAACCTGAAAATCATCTATTTATCAAAAATGTCACTCTTGACGAGTCAGGCGTTTATTACTGCATGACCACAGAGGCACCTCCAAAATTCAGCAACAGCATCAGACTTCACATCACTG AACCAGCTAAATTACCTGAGTGCCAGAATCACACTGTGGCGGAGTATATTGAGCAGAATCATACGGTGGTGAATTGTACTGACCAAATTCAGAGACCATGGATGATTATTGTTATCTTATCTGGTCTAATGCATGGTGTTCTGGTTTTTGTGGTCATTG GTGTATGTTACTACTCTAGAGAAATTTTAAAAAGACAAGAAGAAGATTTAGAGGGGACTCAGTTTATGCCTCTGGAACAACTTCAAGAGCAAAAAACAATG TATACTGAGGTGGTCTTTTCCTTGACGTCTGAAGAGTTTGAAAAAAACTGGTGCTTTTCTCCTGCAGCGCGAATCATAAACAGGAACGCTTGTTCCTGA
- the LOC132131410 gene encoding leukotriene B4 receptor 1, whose protein sequence is MGMSSRTGNKLRYGSHYAVSSLHFGYISFCWCHFGVESFSDRVLFSKKEPLSSRTPSHTMSVHFLTNTTSSGTNNITAVRGSAVSISGALILCLFLPIGVFGNLLIIWSILARTRHRSITTLLILNLAFADGFLMLLIPFFIVYLLKRNWVFTLPLCKILLYLCSANMYASIFLITLMSLHRMMAVVLWNHAGVLTDRRAIIRVLVGLWIFALGISIPNSVFWTTFRSEQEPTFLMCVCKHPQPRDVILQHCLEIVLGFLMPYGLIISSYMCILCRIRRTRFRRHIRSEKLIMLIVITFGLTWLPFHTMNMVEIARTFLPEDSHAKARLDQIWFSFRGLTSTITFISSCINPVLYTFAGKPYIKREGLAFMARLFEGSRIESIRKSRQNQQNQDQEEKEEVDHLKDI, encoded by the exons ATGGGCATGTCTAGTCGAACAGGAAACAAGTTGAGATATGGATCACATTATGCAGTCTCCAGTCTGCACTTTGGTTACATATCATTTTG CTGGTGCCATTTTGGAGTCGAGAGTTTCTCAGACCGAGTTTTGTTCTCTAAGAAGGAACCACTCTCCTCTCGCACTCCTTCTCATACCATGTCAGTCCACTTTCTCACCAATACCACCAGCTCTGGGACAAACAATATCACAGCAGTGAGAGGCAGTGCTGTATCAATTTCAGGGGCTCTGATCCTCTGCCTTTTTCTACCAATTGGTGTCTTTGGAAACCTCTTGATCATTTGGAGCATCCTGGCTCGAACCCGCCACCGTTCCATCACAACCCTCCTGATTTTAAACCTCGCCTTTGCGGATGGATTCTTgatgcttttgataccttttttcattgtttatttgttAAAACGCAACTGGGTTTTTACCCTGCCACTGTGCAAGATTCTGCTGTACCTCTGCAGTGCCAACATGTACGCTTCAATATTTCTGATAACGCTAATGAGTTTGCACAGGATGATGGCTGTGGTGTTGTGGAACCATGCTGGTGTCCTGACAGACCGGAGGGCGATTATTCGGGTGTTGGTGGGACTGTGGATTTTTGCTCTCGGCATATCAATACCCAACTCTGTTTTCTGGACCACTTTCAGGAGTGAGCAAGAACCAacatttttaatgtgtgtttgtaaaCATCCACAGCCACGAGAT GTGATACTGCAGCATTGTTTGGAAATTGTGCTGGGATTCTTGATGCCGTATGGGCTGATCATTAGCAGTTACATGTGTATCCTGTGCAGAATTCGAAGGACACGGTTTCGTAGGCACATCCGAAGTGAGAAACTCATCATGCTTATCGTCATCACCTTCGGCTTGACCTGGCTTCCTTTCCACACCATGAATATGGTGGAG ATTGCAAGGACTTTTCTCCCAGAAGATTCCCATGCAAAAGCCAG ACTAGATCAAATCTGGTTTTCATTTCGAGGCCTTACCTCCACTATCACCTTCATCAGCAGCTGCATAAACCCTGTTCTCTACACCTTTGCTGGAAAGCCATACATTAAACGTGAAGGTCTGGCTTTCATGGCAAGGCTCTTTGAGGGCTCAAGGATCGAGTCCATTAGAAAGAGTCGGCAGAATCAGCAAAATCAGGATCAAGAGGAGAAAGAAGAGGTTGATCATCTAAAAGACATATGA